From Halorussus lipolyticus:
CCGCCGATGCCCGACAGCATGTTCATCATCACCCCGAGGCTGGCGACCCCGACCACGAGCGCGATGACGAGGCGGATGGGCAGGCCCTCGATGGCGCGCTCGTCGCTTCCGAATCGGTCGAGGCGGTCGAACTGGGTTCGGTCGAAGTAGCCGTAGTAGCCGAGTAGCGTTGGCATGGGCCGGGTTCGTCCCGTTCTGAAACTTAAACTCTCGGGCGTTCGGGGACATCGGCTCTCCCCGGCGCGCGCTGGCGAGACTTCGTGTCGAGCCATCTTCGCGCGAGGTCGTCGGGAACAACGTGACCGACTGCTCGGCAGACGCGGTTTGTCTGCCGGTGGCTGAGGACCGCAACGAAGTGAGGACCGCAAGCGGTTGGGGAGGTGTGAGGCTGTCGCGGTGCGGTTCGTGGTTGTTCGAGCAGTAGATAGTTTCTCGCTGTTCTTCCCGCGACCCGAAGGCCTCCCTTTCTCAACCAGATAACCAACAGCGCAATACTATTGGAAATGAGAATATTGCTATAAAACAACTTTTTATTTCTCCAAACGTTCAAATACGAAAGCGCGACCAAGCTCCCTCGTGACTCATGTCCTCGGTCGCCGCGCATCCGACGACGGCGACACGAATCCCTCTGCTGGCCGCCTCGCTACCGGCCACCTCGGGGCCTACCGCGCCCGCGACGGAAGCCCCGGCGCAGAGGTCCACGTAGACCTCGACGGCCCCCACGTCGGTCTCGTCGTCGGCAAGCGCGGGTACGGCAAATCCTACACGCTCGGCGTCCTCGCCGAAGAACTCGCCCGCGCCGAGGGCGTCGCCCCAATCGTCGCCGACCCGATGGGCATCTTCGCGTCGCTCGCAGACCGTGGGACCGAAGTCGTCGCCGCCCCGCGAGTCTCTGCCGACGCGCTCGGACCGAGCGCGTGGTGCGACCTCCTCGGTCTCGACCCGGCAGACGCAGTGGGTGCGCTGGTCTGGCAGGCCGCCAGCGCGCGCTCGACGCTCGACGGGATGCGGTCGTTCGTCGCCGACGCCGACACCAAAGCGGTCCGCGCGACCCGCCGGTCGGCCGACAACCACCTCGCGCTCGCCGAGTCGTGGGGCGTCTTCGTGCCGGATGGACTGGCCGCGGGCGACCTCCTCGGGTCCGCTGGCGGGACCGTCCTCGACCTCTCGGGCCTCGACACCGGCCCTGCCAACGCCGTCGTGCGAGCAGTCGCAAGCGGCCTCTACGACTGCTGTGTCCGCGACCGCCCGCCGAGACTCCCGTGGTTGCTGGTGGACGAGGCCCACGGGTTCTTCGCGGGGGTCGCAGAGCCTGCGCTCCGGACGGCGCTGACTCGGGGTCGCCAACCCGGCCTGAGCCTCGTCGCGGCGACTCAGCGCCCGAGCGCGCTCCCCCCGGTCGCGGTCTCACAGGCCGACCTCGTGCTGGCCCATCGACTCACCGCTCGGGCCGACGTGGACGCGCTCGCCGAAAGTCGGCCGACCTACCTCGGCGGGTCGTTCGAGGAGCGTCTGCCGGCGAATCCGGGCGAAGTCCTGCTGGTGGACGACGCCACCGAGAGCGTCCACGCGGTCAGAATCCGCGAGCGCGAGACAGACCACGGCGGGGTCTCGCCGAGCGCGACCGACCGGTGAGGTTCGCCGATACTCACCCCTCCGGGGCGCTCCGAAAACAGTTTCCCCGTCGGCGCGCTCGTCCCGGACGAGAAGATGTCGGAGACGGAGAGTCGCTCGTCGGCGTCCGGCGACGAGGCCGACGAAACGAGTAACCGGGCCGCGTCGGCGACTGGTCGCTCTCGCGCGCTCGACCGACTGAAGCCGATTCTGCTGGTCGCGGTCGGCGGGTTCGCGGGTGCGATGCTCCGCCACGCCGTCGCCGTGGCGCTTCCCGGCGGCTTCCCGTGGGGCACCCTCGCGGTCAACGTCGCGGGGAGCTTCGCGCTCGGCGTTCTCCTGTTCGAGGAGAGACTGGTAGGCCGGTTGAGCGCCGAGACCCGACTCGTCCTCGGCACGGGTCTCCTCTCGTCGTTCACCACCTACAGCACCTTCGCGGTCCAGACCGCCGCGCTGTCGCCGATGCTCGCCGTCGCCAACGTCGGCGCGAACTACGCGCTCGGCTTTACAGCGGTGCTGGCCGGGCGCGCTGTGGTTCGGTCGCTCGCAGGTCCGGAGGTGGCGGGATGAGAGAGTGTGACCGGCCGGGTCAGGAGGTGGCAGAGTGAATCCCTTCCTGCTGGTCGGCGCGGGCGGCGTCCTCGGCGCGCTCGCTCGATTCGCTGTCGGGTCGTGGGTCACCGACCGCCGCGACACGCTCGTCGTCAACGTCCTCGGGAGCCTCGCACTCGGCGCGCTGACGGCCGTCCTCGCCCGCGACGCCACGCTCTTGACCGTCTTCGGAACCGGCTTCTGCGGCGCGTTCACGACGTTTTCGAGCTTCGCGGTCGAGACGGTAGCACTCTACGAGCGCGGTGCCAGACAGGAGGCGGTCGGCAACGCCGCGCTGAACCTCGTCGGGGCGTTGCTAGCGGTGGGCCTCGGTGGCTGGCTGGCGGCCTCGCTCGCGTGAGGGCCTAGCTCCGGAACAGCAGGTCCCAGACCCAGAGGCCGACGCCGAGCGCGACGAGGACGATGCCGAGCGTCGAGGTGACTGGCTCGGGGACGATGAACAGGATAACGCCGACGAGGAGCAACGCCGGGAGTAGCTCCTCGTGGAGGAAACTGTCGCTTTCGTCGGGGCTGTCGCTGGTCACGAAACGAGATACGACGGACCGAGAGTTACGCTTTCGGGGACGGACGAATAGCTCCTCGAAGTTTAGTTTTCGGAGAAAGCGCCCGAGGCGGGATTTGAACCGGAGTCAGACGGTCCGGGCATGCGACTGACAGGGTTCAAATCCCTCGTGATTTCTATGAGCAAGATGGAGAGAACAGACGAACTCCTCGAGGGTTAGTTCGTTGGAAAAAGCGCCCGAGGCGGGATTTGAACCCGCGTCACGACCGTGACAGGGTCGTATGATGGGCCACTACACCACCCGGGCTTCCGAGTGCATTCCTTCTTTCTGCCCGGTCTTATTAAGGGGTGTCGATTTCGTCTTCCTTTGGGGGTGATTGGCGCGGTAGAGGGGTTGTAATTACCCGAACTGCTCGGCCACTGCGTAGTCGCTCGCCCAGTTGACCTTCGAGATGGGGGCTTTAGGATGTGGGTCCTCGACTCGCAGGCGCATCTCGCCGTTTCCGGTCTCCTCGATGGGGACCCAGTAGGTCTTGTCGGTCCTCTGGGAGTAGACTGCGTACACGTCTACCTCCGCTGGTGTGTACTCGGAATCGACGCGGCCCTCCTCGTTCACCGTCGAACTGTAGAGGTTGAACCGGACAGTTCCGTTCACCCAACTTCCGGTCTTACATTGGACTCGATAGAGTCGATTCTCGTAGTCGGCGACGAGGTCGTAGCGGTCGCTGTCCCCGAACGGAACTGAAATCGAGACGCCGAGGCCCATGAGTCTGCCCAGAATGATTGCTTCTGTTTCGTCGCCTTTGCGTGAGGTGTTCATCACGGTAGCGACTGTGCCGTCATCAGGTTTGAAGTTCTGGCTCTATCCGGTCTCTAAGTGAGACGAGGAGAACAGACGAACTCCTCAAGGGTTAGTTCGTTGGAAAAAGCGCCCGAGGCGGGATTTGAACCCGCGTCACGACCGTGACAGGGTCGTATGATGGGCCACTACACCACCCGGGCTTCCGAGTGCATTCCTTCGTTGTCCCCGGTTAGACTTAAGGCTTCTCAAACGGACTCGTCGCGGTACGGCGTACCGACACACGATTCCTGCACCATGCGCCTTCGCCCCAAACAATTTATACCTCGATGAATTGGGTGTCACGTGTGGGCATTCCCTACGGTCGGGGTTCCGACGTAGTGGGGTCGGATAGATAGCCGTGCGCGGGCTACTTAGCAAGTCTTAAATGAATACCCTGTGTATTGCCCTGTAGTATCTCGTGATAGCCATTTCTCCCTCTGCGCAGACAACCCACCGCCACACATGGTAGATGTAAGCCAACACGACATGGTTCCGGACCACAGCGTCGTCGACGACGAGGAGTTAGACGGCGTGCTGGAGGAGTACGACATCAAAACGACTGACTTGCCGAAGATTCAGCGCACCGACGCCGCGCTCCCGGACGAGGCGGAAGTCGGTGACGTCATCAAGATCGTGCGAGATTCCCGAACGACAGACGAGGCGACGATTTACCGACTCGTGGTAGAATAATAATGAACAGAGAAGACCGACGCGCCATTTCCCGAGAGTACTTCTCGAAGGAACGGCTCGCAGAACACCACTACCGCTCGTTCAACAGTTTCCTGACTCGCGGCATGCAGGAGGTCGTCGACGAGAAGGGCACCATCGACACCGACATCGGCGACAAGGAAGACGAGGAGCCGGTCCACGTCGAGTTGGGCGACGTTCGTATCGTGACCCCGCGCGTGCGGGAGGCCGACGGAAGCGAGGAACTCCTCTACCCGCAAGAGGCCCGTCTCCGCAACATCACCTACGCCGCGCCCGTCTTCATGGAGATGTCCATCGTGAAGGGCGAGGGCGAGGACGAACGGGTCGTGGACTCGACGGAGACCAAGGTGGGTCGGATGCCCATCATGGTCGGGTCCGAGAAGTGTAACATCGCCGGGTTCTCCGAGGAGGAACTCATCGAAATCGGCGAGGACCCCGCCGACCCCGGTGGCTACTTCATCGTCAACGGTTCCGAGCGAGTCCTGATGACCAGCGAGGACCTCGCGCCGAACAAGATTCTGGCCGAGTACGACACCAAGTACGGCGACGAGATTCAGGTCGCCAAGACGTTCAGTCAGCGCCGGGGCTACCGCGCCCTCGTGCTGGTCGAGCGGACCCGTGACGGCCTGCTGGAAGTGTCGTTCCCCTCGGTCTCGGGGAGCGTCAACTTCGTGACGCTGGTCCGGGCGCTCGGACTCGAATCCGACGAGGAGATAGTCCATCGCGTCTCCGACGACCCGGAAATCGTGAAGTTCATGCTCGAAAATCTGGAGGCCGCCGACGTCCAGACCGAGGAGGAGGCAATCGAATCCCTCGGCAAGCGCGTGGCTTCCGGGCAGGGCAAGAACTACCAGCTCAAGCGCGCCAACTACGTCATCGACCGCTACCTCCTGCCTCACCTCCACGAGGAGGGCGTCGAGGAGGAGGACGTGCGAATCAACAAGGCGTACTACCTCTGTCGGATGGCCGAGGCGTGCTTCGAACTCGCGCTTCAGCGCCGCGAACCCGACGACAAGGACCACTACGCCAACAAGCGTCTGAAGGTCTCGGGCGACCTGATGAAAGACCTGTTCCGGACCGCGCTGAACAAGCTGGCTCGGGACGTCAAATACCAGTTGGAGCGCGCCAACATGCGTAACCGACAGCTTTCGGTCAACACCGTGGTTCGGTCCGACGTGCTGACCGAGCGACTCGAACACCCGATTGCGACCGGGAACTGGGTCGGTGGCCGGTCCGGCGTCTCCCAACTGGTGGACCGCACCGACTTCATGGGTGTGCTGTCGCACCTTCGCCGACTCCGGAGTCCCCTCTCGCGGAGTCAGCCTCACTTCGAGGCGCGGGACCTGCACGCGACCCAGTGGGGTCGCATCTGTCCCTCCGAGACGCCGGAGGGGCCGAACTGTGGGCTGGTGAAGAACTTCGCGCAGGCGATGGAGCTTTCCCAGAACATCGAGGACGAACAGGGTCTGAAACGAGAACTGGCGTCGATGGGTGTCGAAGGCATCCCCGGAATCGAAGGCGTCGAACCAACCGCAAGCGCGGACGACTAACATGAGTCAGGGACGAGAAGCGAAAGTATACGTCAACGGTAGTCTGGTCGGTACCCACCCCGACCCCGAACAGCTCGCAGAACAGGTCCGACACGCTCGCCGACGCGGCGACGTTTCCGAGATGGTCAACGTCTCGGTCAAAGAGCGGACCCGCGAGGTCATCATCAACGCCGACGCCGGGCGCGCCCGGCGTCCTCTGCTGGTCATCGAGGACGGCGAACCCCTCGTGACCGAGGAGGAAGTCGTGGCGGTCAAGAACGGCGACCTCGACTTCGACGACCTCGTGGAGCGCGGCAAGGTCGAGTTCATCGACGCCGAGGAGGAAGAGGACATCTACGTCGCGGTGGACGAAGAACACCTCACAGAGGACCACACCCACCTCGAAGTGGACCCGCAACTCATCTTCGGCATCGGTGCGGGCATGGTCCCGTACCCCGAACACAACGCCTCGCCCCGGATTACGATGGGGTCGGGGATGATAAAGCAGTCGCTCGGGCTTCCGGCGGCGAACTACCGCATTCGGCCCGACACGCGCCAGCACCTGCTCCACTACCCGCAACTCTCGATGGTCAAGACCCAGACCACCGAGCAAATCGGGTACGACGACCGCCCCGCGGCCCAGAACTTCACGGTCGCGGTCATGTCCTACGAGGGCTTCAACATCGAGGACGCGCTGGTCCTCAACGGCGGTTCCGTGGACCGCGCGCTCGCTCGCTCGCACTTCTTCCGGACCTACGAGGGCGAGGAGCGACGCTACCCCGGCGGACAGGAAGACCGCTTCGAGATTCCGAGCGACGACGTGCGCGGGGCGCGCGGTGAAGACGCCTACACGCACTTGGACGACGACGGTCTGGTCAACCCCGAGACGCAGGTCGACGAGAACTCGGTCCTGCTCGGCAAGACCAGTCCGCCCCGGTTCCTCGAAGAACCCGACGACATGGGCGGTCTCTCCCCGCAGAAGCGCCGGGAGACCTCCGTCACGATGCGGTCGGGCGAATCCGGCGTCGTGGACACCGTGACCCTGATGGAGGGCGAAGACGGTTCGAAGCTGTCGAAGGTCTCGGTGCGTGACGAGCGAATTCCGGAACTCGGCGACAAGTTCGCGTCTCGGCACGGACAGAAGGGTGTCGTCGGCCACATCGCGCCCCAAGAGGACATGCCCTTCACGCAGGAGGGCGTCGTCCCGGACCTCATCATCAACCCCCACGCCCTGCCGTCCCGGATGACGGTCGGTCACGTGCTGGAGATGATTGGCGGAAAGGTCGGTGCCTTGGAGGGCCGACGTGTGGACGGCACGCCGTTCACCGGCGAGGACGAGGAGGAACTCCGCGGTGGCCTCGAAGAGCAGGGCTTCAAGTCTTCCGGCAAGGAAATCATGTACTCCGGCATCACCGGGGAGAAGATTGAAGCCGAAATCTTCATTGGCACCATTTTCTACCAGAAGCTCTACCACATGGTGTCGAACAAGCTCCACGCTCGCTCCCGCGGCCCGGTGCAGGTGCTGACGCGCCAACCCACCGAAGGCCGCGCCCGCGAGGGTGGGCTTCGTGTCGGGGAGATGGAGCGGGACGTGCTCATCGGGCACGGTGCCGCCCTCACCCTCAAGGAACGCCTGCTTGACGAGTCCGACCGCGAGTGGATTTACGTCTGTGCCAACTGTGGCATGAGCGCCGTCGAGAACGTCGAGCAGAACCGCGTCTACTGTCCGAACTGTGACGAGGAGACCGACATCCACGAAATCGAGATGTCTTACGCGTTCAAGCTACTCCTCGACGAGATGAAGGCGCTGGGCATCGCACCGCGACTCGAACTGGAGGACGCAGTATAAACAATGTCTACCGGACAAACACCCAAGGAAATCGGCGAAATCAGTTTCGGGCTGATGGACCCCGAGGAGTACCGAGAGATGTCGGCGACCAAAATCATCACGGCCGACACCTACGACGACGACGGCTTCCCCATCGACATGGGGCTGATGGACCCCCGACTAGGCGTCATCGACCCCGGTCTGGAGTGCAAGACCTGCGGCAAGCACTCGGGGTCGTGTAACGGCCACTTCGGCCACATCGAACTCGCCGCGCCCGTCATCCACGTCGGATTCACGAAGCTCATCCGGCGACTCCTCCGCGGAACCTGTCGGAACTGCTCGCGCCTCCTGCTCACCGACGACGAGAAGGAAAAGTACGAGTCTAAGCTGACCCGGACCAAGGAACTCGGCAACGACCTGACCGACGTCACCAAGTCCGCCATCCGAGAGGCCCGCAAGAAGGACCGCTGTCCCTACTGTGGCGAGGTCCAGTACGACATCAACCACGAGAAGCCGACCACCTACTACGAGGTCCAGCAGGTCCTCACCAGCGAGTACTCCGAGCAAATCGCCGCCGCGATGCAGGGCGACGAGGAGGAGGGCCGCGAACCGATGGCCCCGCCGGAACTCGCCGAGAAGACCGACATCGACTTAGACCGCGTTAACGACATCATGTCCGGCGAATTCCGGCCCCGCGAGGACGACCGGAAGGCCATCGAGAAGGCGCTGGACATCGACCTGACCGAGGAGGACATGAACAAGTTGATGCCCAGCGACATCCGCGACTGGTTCGAGGACATCCCGGACCAAGACGTCGAGACCCTCGGCATCAACTCCGAGCGGTCCCGGCCCGAGTGGATGATTCTGACGGTCCTGCCGGTCCCGCCGGTCACGGCCCGGCCCTCGATTACGCTGGACAACGGCCAGCGCTCCGAGGACGACCTGACCCACAAACTGGTGGACATCATCCGCATCAACCAGCGGTTCATGGAGAACCGCGAGGCCGGTGCGCCCCAACTCATCATCGAGGACCTCTGGGAACTGCTTCAGTACCACGTCACCACGTTCATGGACAACGAGATTTCGGGCACCCCGCCCGCCCGGCACCGGTCGGGCCGACCGCTCAAGACCCTGAGCCAGCGTCTGAAGGGCAAGGAAGGTCGTTTCCGGGGGAGTCTGTCCGGCAAGCGCGTCAACTTCTCGGCGCGTACTGTCATCTCGCCCGACCCGACGCTCTCGCTCAACGAGGTCGGCGTCCCCGAGCGCGTGGCCCGCGAGATGACCCAGACGATGAACGTCACCGACCGCAACGTCGAGGAGGCCCAGCGATACGTCGCCAACGGTCCCGAGGGTCATCCCGGCGCGAACTACGTCAAGCGACCGGACGGTCGCAGACTCAAGGTGACCGAGAAGAACTGCGAGGAGCTAGCCACGAAGGTCAAACCCGGTTGGGAGGTCAACCGGCATCTCGTGGACGGTGACATCGTTATCTTCAACCGCCAGCCCTCGCTTCACCGGATGTCCATCATGGCCCACGAAGTGGTCGTGATGCCGTACAAGACCTTCCGGCTGAACACCGTCGTCTGCCCGCCGTACAACGCAGACTTCGACGGCGACGAGATGAACATGCACGCCCTCCAGAACGAGGAGGCCCGTGCCGAGGCCCGCGTCCTGATGCGCGTGCAGGAACAGATTCTGTCGCCGCGCTTCGGTGAGAACATTATCGGCGCGATTCAGGACCACATCTCCGGGATGTACCTGCTCACCAACGAGAACCCGCACTTCAACGAGACGCAGGCGCTCGACCTCCTGCGTGCGACTCGCATCGACGAACTGCCCGAACCCTCGGGCACCGACGACGACGGGTCGCCCTACTGGACCGGCCGGGACATCTTCTCGGAACTCCTGCCGAGCGACCTCAACCTCGAATTCACCGGTACCGTCGGCGACGACGTGCTTATCGAGGACGGTCAGCTAATCGAGGGCACCATCGCCGAGGACGAGGTGGGCGAGTTCGGTGGCAAGATTGTAGACACCATCACGAAGGTCTACGGCAACACGCGCTCGCGCATCTTCATCAACGAAGTCGCGGCGCTGGCGATGCGCTCCATCATGCACTTCGGGTTCTCCATCGGTATCGACGACGAGTCGATTCCGCCGGAGGCCCAGAACCGTATCGACGAGGCCATCGACAACGCCTACGACCGGGTGGAGGAACTCATCGAGACCTACGAGAACGGCGACCTCGAATCCCTGCCCGGCCGGACCGTGGACGAGACGCTGGAGATGAAAATCATGCAGACGCTCGGCAAGGCGCGTGACTCCGCCGGTGACATCGCCGAGGAGCACTTCGCCGACGACAACCCGGCCGTGGTCATGGCCGAGTCCGGCGCGCGTGGGTCGATGCTCAACCTGACCCAGATGGCCGGTGCAGTCGGTCAGCAGGCAGTTCGGGGCGAGCGCATCAACCGCGGGTACGAGGACCGCACCCTGAGCCACTACAAGCCCGACGACCTTTCCGCCGAGGCCCACGGCTTCGTGGAACACTCCTACACTGGCGGCCTCAACCCCCGCGAGTTCTTCTTCCACGCGATGGGTGGCCGAGAGGGTCTGGTGGACACGGCAGTCCGTACCTCCAAGTCCGGCTACCTCCAGCGGCGTCTCATCAACGCGCTCTCGGAACTCGAAACCCAGTACGACGGCACGGTGCGCGACACCTCCGACACCATCGTCCAGTTCGAGTTCGGCGAGGACGGCACCAGTCCGGTGAAGGTCTCCTCGAACGACGAGAGCGAAATCGACGTGGACCAAATCGCCGACCGAATCCTCGACGAGGAGTTCGGAAGCGACGACCGGAAACAGGAGTTCCTCGGCGAGAAGCTTCCGCCGACGAACCTCTCGGAACACGTTGACGCCCGACAGGCCCAGAGCGACGACTGACGCCACCGCTTCCGAACCAACCTCAGCAACCAAATCGTTCCCACGCCATACATGACAGATTACGACGTATCCGAGGACATCGAGGCCGTCGTCGAGGACACCGACCTCCCCCGACGGCTGAAAGACGAAGTGTACAGCACGGTGGAAGCCCGCGACGGCGTCACCGCCGAGCAGGCCGACCAAATCGCCCGCGCGGTCGAGACGCGGTATCTCGATACTCGCGTGGACCCGCTCGACCCGGTGGGAACCGTCTCCGCCCAGAGTATCGGGGAGCCGGGAACCCAGATGACGATGAACACCTTCCACTACGCGGGTGTCGCAGAAATCGACGTGACGCAGGGTCTGCCCCGACTCATCGAGTTGGTGGACGCCCGCAAGACCCCCGACACGCCGATGATGACGGTCCATCTCGAAGACGAGTACGCCGTGGACCGCGAGAAGGCCCACGAGGTCGTCTGGCAAATCGAGGCCACCAAAATCCTCGCCTTGGGTGACATCTCGACCAATGTCGCCGACATGATAGTCTCCATCGACCTCAACGAGGACACCCTCAAAGAGCGGATGATTACCCCCGACGAGATTTCGGGCATCATCGAGGACGAACTCGGCGTCCAGACCACCCAGAAGGGTGCAGTCATCGAGTTCGGTCCCGAACAGCCGAGTTACCGCGAACTCCTCCAGTTGGTCGAGCAACTGCGCGAAATCGTCTTCAAGGGCATCGAGGACATCACGCGCGTCGTCATCCGCAAGGAGCAACTTGAGGAGGGCGAGGAGTTCGTCCTCTACACCGAGGGGTCGGCGTTCGGCGACGTGATGGAAATCGAGGGCGTGGACGCCTCCCGGACCACCACGAACAACATCCACGAGATTCACAAGAACCTCGGCATCGAGGCGGCCCGCGAGTCCATCATCGAGGAGACGATGAACACCCTCGAAGAACAGGGCCTTGACGACGTGAACGTCCGCCACCTGATGTTGGTCGCCGACATCATGACCAACAACGGCGAAATCGAGTCCATCGGTCGCCACGGTATCTCCGGGAGCAAGGAGTCCGTCCTCGCGCGTGCGGCGTTCGAGGTCACGGTCAACCACCTGCTCGACGCCGCCATCCACGGCGAGGTGGACGACCTCAACGGCGTCACCGAGAACGTCATCGTCGGCAAGCCCATCAAACTCGGGACCGGGGACGTTGACCTCCGGATGGGTTCGATGGCCGGCGAGGCCGACGCCGAACCCGAGGCCTCCGACTGAGCATGGTGGTCACGCTCTCGGATACAGCGCGCCAGTTCATCGCCCTCTTCGAGGACGAGACCGGTGCGACCGCCCGCGACTGCGTGGTCTTCGAGGACGGCGACGACGGCGACGAGCGCGTGGTCTTCCTCGTCAAGCCCGGCGACATGGCCAAGGCCATCGGGTCGGGCGGCGAGACGGTCCGGAAACTCGAAGCCGAACTGGACCGGGACGTGATGCTGGTCGAGGACGCCGACACGCCCGAGGCGTTCGTCGCCAACGCGCTCGCCCCGGCGGCGGTGTACAACGTCACCGTCAGCGAGGACGACGAAACCATCGCCTACGCCGAGGTCGATTCCGACGACACCGGCATCGCCATCGGCGAGGGCGGACGCAATATCGCGGCCGCCGAGAAGCTAGCCAAGCGCCACTACGACATCGACGACATCCAACTGACGTAGCGGTCGGGGTCGGTCCGACCGCGATGAGGTTTCCGGGGTTCGACGCCGCTCGGGGTTCCGGGGTCTAATTTTCGCGTCGCTCTTTCCTCGGTCTCCTCGTGTTCGGCCGAACCGCGTTCCGCGCTTCGCTCCGGTTCGTTTCCGGCCACGAGCGAATCTCCTGACCGAACCGAACCTAAGCGGCGCTCACAGCGTTTCGCTGAAACTCGCTCAGATTCCCTAATCGCCCCCGCTTGAGCGATTTGCGCCGGTAACGACCGTCTGGAAAGAGGGAGGCTTAAGTATCTCGGACGGATAGCCCACAGCATATGGCGAACGGCAAGTACGCAGCGCGGAAGCTCAGGAAGGACCGCCAGAATCACCGGTGGTCTGACTCCGATTACGCCCGACGCGAGCGTGGCCTCGGGGAGAAGTCCGACCCCCTCGAAGGCGCGCCGCAGGGCCGTGGCATCGTTCTCGAAAAGGTGGGCATCGAGGCCAAACAGCCCAACTCGGCGATTCG
This genomic window contains:
- a CDS encoding NusA-like transcription termination signal-binding factor, yielding MVVTLSDTARQFIALFEDETGATARDCVVFEDGDDGDERVVFLVKPGDMAKAIGSGGETVRKLEAELDRDVMLVEDADTPEAFVANALAPAAVYNVTVSEDDETIAYAEVDSDDTGIAIGEGGRNIAAAEKLAKRHYDIDDIQLT
- a CDS encoding DNA-directed RNA polymerase subunit A', which codes for MSTGQTPKEIGEISFGLMDPEEYREMSATKIITADTYDDDGFPIDMGLMDPRLGVIDPGLECKTCGKHSGSCNGHFGHIELAAPVIHVGFTKLIRRLLRGTCRNCSRLLLTDDEKEKYESKLTRTKELGNDLTDVTKSAIREARKKDRCPYCGEVQYDINHEKPTTYYEVQQVLTSEYSEQIAAAMQGDEEEGREPMAPPELAEKTDIDLDRVNDIMSGEFRPREDDRKAIEKALDIDLTEEDMNKLMPSDIRDWFEDIPDQDVETLGINSERSRPEWMILTVLPVPPVTARPSITLDNGQRSEDDLTHKLVDIIRINQRFMENREAGAPQLIIEDLWELLQYHVTTFMDNEISGTPPARHRSGRPLKTLSQRLKGKEGRFRGSLSGKRVNFSARTVISPDPTLSLNEVGVPERVAREMTQTMNVTDRNVEEAQRYVANGPEGHPGANYVKRPDGRRLKVTEKNCEELATKVKPGWEVNRHLVDGDIVIFNRQPSLHRMSIMAHEVVVMPYKTFRLNTVVCPPYNADFDGDEMNMHALQNEEARAEARVLMRVQEQILSPRFGENIIGAIQDHISGMYLLTNENPHFNETQALDLLRATRIDELPEPSGTDDDGSPYWTGRDIFSELLPSDLNLEFTGTVGDDVLIEDGQLIEGTIAEDEVGEFGGKIVDTITKVYGNTRSRIFINEVAALAMRSIMHFGFSIGIDDESIPPEAQNRIDEAIDNAYDRVEELIETYENGDLESLPGRTVDETLEMKIMQTLGKARDSAGDIAEEHFADDNPAVVMAESGARGSMLNLTQMAGAVGQQAVRGERINRGYEDRTLSHYKPDDLSAEAHGFVEHSYTGGLNPREFFFHAMGGREGLVDTAVRTSKSGYLQRRLINALSELETQYDGTVRDTSDTIVQFEFGEDGTSPVKVSSNDESEIDVDQIADRILDEEFGSDDRKQEFLGEKLPPTNLSEHVDARQAQSDD
- the rpoA2 gene encoding DNA-directed RNA polymerase subunit A'' gives rise to the protein MTDYDVSEDIEAVVEDTDLPRRLKDEVYSTVEARDGVTAEQADQIARAVETRYLDTRVDPLDPVGTVSAQSIGEPGTQMTMNTFHYAGVAEIDVTQGLPRLIELVDARKTPDTPMMTVHLEDEYAVDREKAHEVVWQIEATKILALGDISTNVADMIVSIDLNEDTLKERMITPDEISGIIEDELGVQTTQKGAVIEFGPEQPSYRELLQLVEQLREIVFKGIEDITRVVIRKEQLEEGEEFVLYTEGSAFGDVMEIEGVDASRTTTNNIHEIHKNLGIEAARESIIEETMNTLEEQGLDDVNVRHLMLVADIMTNNGEIESIGRHGISGSKESVLARAAFEVTVNHLLDAAIHGEVDDLNGVTENVIVGKPIKLGTGDVDLRMGSMAGEADAEPEASD